Below is a genomic region from Planctomycetia bacterium.
TGTGCTAGAAATATTAATTCAACTTGTCCTGGTCACGCTTATTTCTCCCGATGAGATGACATGCAAAGTTGTTGGAATTACTGATGGAGACACGATAGTAGTGTTGGATTCTGAAAAACAACAACATAAGATTCGGCTCGAAGGCATTGATGCTCCAGAAAAGAGCCAGCCATTCGGCTCAAAGAGTAAGGATGCGTTAAGTACATTGATAATGGGAAAGGATGTAACGATTCGTTGGTCGAAAAAGGATCGTTATGGACGCATACTAGGAGACGTTTTTGTTGGTGAATTACACGTTAACCTAGAGTTAGTTAAGTGCGGCATGGCCTGGCACTTCAAGGAATATTCGAGCTCAAAATCGTTGTCAAATGCTGAAGCTGAAGCCAGAAATTCAAAAAGTGGTTTATGGGCATTAAATAATCCAATCTCGCCTTGGCAGTTTCGGAAAGACCGTAACATACCGAATGAAAATGCTTCAGTTAAAAAACCTACTAGTCCAAATGGATGGAGCAGAACATCTATAGCATTGGTTTGCCTACTCCTTGTCGCCACTTTCATAGGTATTCGTCTGAAAGCAAAAAGTTTATTCGGCAGAATTAGCTAAACAGTGTGGGTCGAGCGAAACAGCTTCGAAACGATACTGAAGTCACTGAATCAATCTCGCCCCGCCTTGCGATTGCAAGCGCTGATGGGGCGAGCTTGGTTTCGTGGGTGTCTTATCACCTGAGACTTAGCGCTCACCCATCTTACTCGGCACATCAAGGTAACGCCACCTTGCGGAAGGTGAACTGCACGGGCATTTCCTGGGGGGTGGTGGGGATGGTGAGTTCTACTTTCCAGGGTGAGGGGCTGTTGGGGACATTGCGGAGGAGCCAGTTGGCGTTGACGGTGCTGCCTGAATCGGTGCGGATTTCCCGGCCTACGGGTGTGATGATGTTGGAATCACTGCGTAGTTGCAGCTTGAGAGAGTTGAACAGCCTGCTTTGATGGCTTTCCCATTCGCGTGTGCCGGGGGGATATTGCACTTCGGTGGAGAGTTCCCAGGTCTGGCTGGCGGAGTTCTTATCCACGCGACGCAGGATTGCAGTGATGCCGGACTTCTTTTCCTGAGTGTTCGGCTGGCAGGGCATGGTCATGGTAATGCGTCCCGGGGCGAGCCAGGCTATGCCAGCGAGTTGCACTTCTTCCAGATGCGTTTGCGTTCGCGGCGGGCGAGGCAGGCGAAACTCCAGCACCTTGATCGGTTCTCCTTCGAAACTGTAACTCGTTGCAGGGCTGCTTTGTCCAGCAGGCTGCAAGGCAATCAGCAAAGGAACTAGTCGTGGCTCCAAGGCCAGTTCTACTTGAAGAATCAGCCTATCCAGCGATGCGTCTTCATAGGCCACGATGCTTCGACGCAACAGCCTGGCCCGCCAGGGGCCACTGTAGGCGATGTAGGTTGCTGTAGTGGAATCGATGCTGGATAACTCTATCTCTTCTGCTTTCAGCTGCACCGATAGCTGGCACTGCAAAGTAAGAAGATCGAGCAGTTCCCAAAAGGTCTTTTTACCTGCAGTCAACTGAAACTGCTTATCAGGCCATTGAACAGGCAGATTATTTCGTGTTGTTACGCGATTACCTGTCTGGTTCAGCAGTTGCAAAACCTGTGCTGGTGACTCGCCACCTTGAAGAATCACCACGCTGGCTTGAGGAGTTGCAAGCGAGGCTGGTTGCAGCAGAAGTGCAGTGAGTAAACAAAGCATTACGAGGGGCCTGTGGATTTGCGGGGTGCTACGGGCTGGCTCAGGGCCATTTGGCGAATGATCAAAGTCATTTGCCGTTGTAACTGAACTTGCCGGGCGTAGAGCAGGAAACTGACCGCGATGAAGGACAACGTCAGCAAGTAGAGAAGCAGGTTGGCACCGACGCCGATGCCGAGCCAGCGGGCGATGTAGGTGAGGGAA
It encodes:
- a CDS encoding thermonuclease family protein produces the protein MLEILIQLVLVTLISPDEMTCKVVGITDGDTIVVLDSEKQQHKIRLEGIDAPEKSQPFGSKSKDALSTLIMGKDVTIRWSKKDRYGRILGDVFVGELHVNLELVKCGMAWHFKEYSSSKSLSNAEAEARNSKSGLWALNNPISPWQFRKDRNIPNENASVKKPTSPNGWSRTSIALVCLLLVATFIGIRLKAKSLFGRIS
- a CDS encoding DUF2304 domain-containing protein, which encodes MNLFQIAAVTVLSCLVLWEWVRHYRLQTNLAGPLFRSAIWLSAIGFILFPDSLTYIARWLGIGVGANLLLYLLTLSFIAVSFLLYARQVQLQRQMTLIIRQMALSQPVAPRKSTGPS